From a single Dendropsophus ebraccatus isolate aDenEbr1 chromosome 8, aDenEbr1.pat, whole genome shotgun sequence genomic region:
- the LPAR3 gene encoding lysophosphatidic acid receptor 3 isoform X2 — protein MNTCHYDKRMDFFYNQSNSQTEDDWTGTKLILLFCFGACCCLFIFISNMLVIAAVVKNKRFHYPFYYLLANLAAADFFSGIAYVYLMFHTGPVSKTLTVHKWFLRQGLLDTSMSASLANLLVIAVERHISIVRMRIHSNLTKRRVTCLILLIWGVAIFMGAVPTLGWNCICNITTCSSLAPIYSRSYLTFWTVSNLAVFIIMVVAYLRIYMYVQWKTNVLSPHTTGSISRRRTPIKLMKTVMTVLGAFVVCWTPGMVVLLLDGLNCTSCGLQQVKRWFLLLALMNSVMNPIIYSYKDEEMWRTFKSMMCCFTYRGKRRSSRFPSTVHSTRSNDTASYYLEDLANQLPPEKSAVTI, from the exons ATGAACACCTGCCACTATGATAAACGCATGGACTTTTTCTACAATCAGAGCAATTCGCAGACGGAAGACGACTGGACAGGAACCAAGCTGATCTTGTTGTTCTGTTTCGGGGCCTGCTGCTGTCTGTTCATTTTCATCTCTAACATGCTGGTCATCGCGGCCGTGGTCAAGAACAAGAGATTCCACTATCCCTTCTATTACCTTCTGGCCAATTTAGCGGCGGCGGACTTCTTCTCGGGGATTGCCTACGTCTATCTAATGTTTCATACGGGGCCAGTGTCCAAAACACTAACTGTACACAAGTGGTTCCTGCGCCAGGGCCTCCTGGACACCAGCATGTCGGCCTCCCTGGCCAACCTCTTGGTCATTGCTGTTGAGAGACACATATCCATTGTCCGAATGAGAATTCACAGCAACCTGACAAAACGGAGAGTGACTTGTCTCATTCTGCTCATATGGGGGGTGGCCATTTTTATGGGTGCCGTCCCTACCCTGGGCTGGAATTGCATCTGTAACATAACCACCTGTTCCTCCCTTGCCCCTATCTATAGTCGGAGCTACCTGACTTTTTGGACGGTCTCTAACCTGGCTGTTTTTATAATCATGGTGGTAGCGTATCTAAGAATCTACATGTACGTACAATGGAAGACCAACGTGTTATCTCCGCACACCACCGGCTCTATAAGTCGACGGCGGACTCCGATAAAGTTGATGAAGACCGTCATGACTGTGTTGG GTGCGTTTGTTGTGTGCTGGACGCCAGGGATGGTTGTTCTTCTTCTCGATGGCCTCAACTGCACTTCCTGTGGCCTACAGCAAGTCAAACGATGGTTTCTTCTTCTTGCCCTGATGAATTCAGTCATGAATCCCATCATCTACTCCTACAAGGATGAGGAAATGTGGAGGACTTTCAAGAGCATGATGTGCTGCTTTACATACAGGGGGAAGCGACGGTCTTCCAGGTTTCCATCGACGGTACACAGCACGCGAAGCAACGATACCGCCAGTTATTACCTAGAAGATCTCGCCAATCAACTACCGCCTGAAAAAAGTGCCGTAACGATATAA